A region from the Nostoc sp. HK-01 genome encodes:
- a CDS encoding alpha/beta hydrolase fold protein has translation MFQPQGFEQSSIITSLGRMVYYTATGSLWQNKAIAKSEAETLVFLHGFGGGSSAYEWSKVYPAFASEYRILAPDLIGWGKSEHPVRNYQIEDYLTTIREFLQQTCTAPVTVIASSLTAALTIRVAIAHPELFKSLILTTPAGLSDFGTDYSRSFFAQLVSVPIIDRVLYSTGIATEAGIRSFLEQRQFAQASRVYQEIAEAYLQSAQQPNAEYAALSFVRGDLCFDLSLHIQQLTTPTAIIWGQKSQFTGPDIGRRLAQINPQAIRVFQELDDVGLTPQLELPAVTIGLIRQFLPLVNEQ, from the coding sequence ATGTTTCAGCCACAGGGATTTGAGCAAAGCTCAATCATCACATCGCTAGGAAGAATGGTATATTACACTGCCACTGGCTCACTTTGGCAAAATAAAGCGATCGCCAAATCAGAAGCAGAAACTTTAGTATTTCTACATGGTTTTGGCGGTGGGTCTTCTGCTTATGAATGGTCGAAGGTTTATCCAGCTTTTGCTAGTGAATATCGCATTCTCGCCCCAGATTTAATCGGGTGGGGTAAATCAGAACATCCAGTGCGGAATTACCAAATTGAAGATTATTTAACAACGATTCGGGAATTTTTGCAGCAAACTTGTACAGCACCAGTGACAGTAATCGCTTCTTCCTTAACCGCGGCGTTGACAATTCGCGTAGCGATCGCTCATCCTGAATTATTCAAATCTTTAATTCTCACCACACCCGCTGGACTATCTGATTTTGGCACAGACTACTCCCGCAGTTTTTTTGCTCAGTTGGTCAGTGTGCCAATTATTGACCGTGTACTCTACAGTACTGGTATTGCTACAGAAGCAGGGATTCGCAGTTTTTTAGAGCAAAGACAATTTGCTCAAGCTAGTCGAGTCTATCAAGAAATTGCTGAAGCTTATCTCCAGTCTGCCCAGCAGCCGAATGCTGAATATGCAGCACTATCTTTTGTGCGGGGTGACTTATGCTTTGATTTGTCGCTGCATATTCAACAGCTGACCACTCCCACTGCGATTATTTGGGGGCAGAAATCCCAATTTACTGGCCCCGACATCGGTCGTCGTTTGGCACAGATAAACCCCCAAGCAATTCGCGTATTTCAAGAATTAGACGATGTAGGATTAACACCCCAGTTGGAACTACCAGCAGTCACTATTGGATTAATTCGCCAGTTTTTGCCTTTAGTCAATGAGCAATAA
- a CDS encoding transposase and inactivated derivatives-like protein, whose translation MILPPQSRGDLTERQWKLLMPLLPAQKPKTGRPSKDHRTMINGMLWILRTGAPWRDLPERYGEWETVAGRFYRWRRSGIWQKILQSLQQQADASGQLDWEVHYVDGSVIRAHQHSAGAKRGS comes from the coding sequence ATGATCCTTCCACCGCAAAGTCGGGGCGACTTGACAGAGCGACAATGGAAGCTCCTGATGCCGCTGCTTCCCGCTCAAAAACCAAAAACAGGCCGTCCGAGCAAAGACCACCGCACAATGATTAACGGTATGTTGTGGATTTTACGAACCGGAGCGCCGTGGCGCGACCTCCCAGAACGTTATGGAGAGTGGGAGACAGTCGCAGGTAGATTTTACCGTTGGCGTAGAAGTGGCATCTGGCAAAAGATTCTACAGTCCTTGCAACAACAAGCTGATGCTTCGGGGCAACTGGATTGGGAAGTACATTATGTAGATGGTAGCGTTATCCGTGCCCACCAACATTCGGCCGGAGCAAAAAGGGGGAGCTAG
- a CDS encoding TetR family transcriptional regulator protein produces MARPKVGEIDRSNSTEKVEKILQGAMQEFLAHGYAATSMDKVAEAASVSKATVYSHFQDKEGLFRALIEKLARKRFHSILGTQPLQGEPYIVLRRLAKTALDQMVNDQEYQAFERLLMGESARFPELAQVFIASIAKPAIETISKYLASCSELNIPDPEATARILIGSLVHFVMTQEIMHGKNIMPMESDRIIDALTHLIVNCAD; encoded by the coding sequence ATGGCACGCCCAAAAGTAGGGGAAATTGACCGTTCAAATTCAACCGAAAAAGTAGAAAAGATTCTCCAAGGAGCAATGCAAGAGTTTCTCGCCCACGGCTACGCGGCTACGAGTATGGATAAAGTCGCAGAAGCCGCCAGTGTTTCTAAAGCCACGGTATATAGTCATTTTCAAGATAAAGAAGGGTTATTTCGGGCATTAATCGAAAAGCTGGCCAGAAAGCGGTTTCATTCGATTTTAGGGACACAACCCCTTCAGGGAGAACCTTACATTGTGCTGCGGCGGTTAGCCAAAACAGCATTAGACCAGATGGTGAATGACCAAGAATATCAAGCATTTGAAAGGCTGTTGATGGGAGAGTCAGCCCGTTTTCCTGAATTGGCGCAGGTATTTATTGCTAGTATTGCCAAACCTGCAATTGAGACTATCAGTAAATATTTAGCCTCTTGTTCCGAATTGAACATCCCTGACCCGGAAGCCACAGCCAGGATACTTATTGGTTCACTGGTGCATTTTGTGATGACACAAGAAATTATGCACGGTAAGAATATTATGCCAATGGAGAGCGATCGCATAATCGATGCTTTAACACACCTGATTGTCAATTGTGCTGATTAA
- a CDS encoding putative anti-sigma regulatory factor has protein sequence MKSELHIPSDLNYLNIVEAWLLGCLKVKLGESVDWSRQSSRLRLALVEAYSNVVRHAHKEQPNLPVLLRLELKDRDISLEIWDYGEGYDMSTYLAPNPVDKQEGGYGWLIMNRLMDKVEYQLQVNGANCLKLEATIPELVK, from the coding sequence ATGAAAAGTGAGCTTCATATACCAAGTGATTTGAATTATTTAAATATCGTCGAAGCCTGGTTGCTGGGATGCTTGAAAGTCAAGCTAGGAGAATCTGTTGATTGGTCTCGGCAATCCAGTCGTTTACGACTGGCTTTGGTAGAAGCCTACTCTAATGTGGTACGTCATGCCCACAAAGAGCAGCCAAATTTACCAGTATTACTGCGTTTGGAACTCAAAGACCGAGACATTTCCCTAGAAATCTGGGACTATGGTGAAGGCTATGATATGTCTACTTACTTAGCACCCAATCCTGTAGACAAGCAAGAAGGGGGTTATGGATGGCTAATTATGAATCGTCTAATGGATAAGGTAGAGTACCAATTACAAGTTAACGGCGCTAATTGTTTAAAATTAGAAGCTACAATTCCAGAATTGGTGAAATAG
- a CDS encoding ISSoc13, transposase orfB — MGRSKGGFSTKIHLRCDGNGKPITFLLTVGERHEAVVFEQLMAQGAVKRPGVGRPRLRPKRLVGDKGYSSGNIRRYLQRRGIRLTIPRRSNERRRGKFDKSIYRQRNRVERCFNRLKQFRRIATRYEKKADNYLAMLTLASIILWL, encoded by the coding sequence TTGGGACGTTCTAAAGGTGGTTTTAGCACCAAGATTCATCTGCGTTGCGATGGTAATGGCAAACCTATTACATTTTTGCTGACTGTTGGTGAACGTCATGAAGCAGTGGTATTTGAGCAACTAATGGCACAAGGCGCGGTCAAACGCCCAGGTGTTGGTCGTCCTCGCTTACGCCCAAAGCGATTAGTCGGTGATAAAGGTTACAGCAGTGGTAATATTCGTCGCTATTTGCAGCGACGTGGCATTCGCTTAACCATTCCACGTAGGTCGAACGAACGCAGACGCGGTAAGTTTGATAAATCTATTTATCGCCAAAGAAATCGGGTCGAGCGATGTTTCAACCGTTTGAAGCAATTTCGTCGGATTGCTACACGCTATGAGAAGAAAGCTGATAACTATCTTGCAATGTTGACGCTTGCTTCTATCATTCTTTGGCTATAG
- a CDS encoding metallophosphoesterase: protein MSETRQRRIVIGDVHGHYEGLMTLLEAIAPTSNDQVYFLGDLIDRGPHSYHVVNFVKQNNYPCLLGNHEQMLLNILTQKNVPPPAMQAWLYSGGQATLSSYQTSTVPQDHLDWFQALPTYLDLGDIWLTHAGLNPNMPLAEQTADQFCWIRDEFHGIEKPYFPDKLIIVGHTITFTLPNVTPGKLAEGRGWLDIDTGAYHPRSGWLTGLDITNQLIYQVNVFQDSVRTLALEDGVVTVEPSQIKARRHPQRA, encoded by the coding sequence ATGAGCGAAACTAGGCAACGGCGAATAGTTATTGGGGATGTGCATGGCCATTATGAAGGCTTGATGACTCTGTTAGAGGCGATCGCACCAACATCAAATGATCAAGTTTATTTTCTCGGCGACTTAATTGATCGCGGCCCCCATAGCTACCATGTAGTTAACTTTGTCAAACAGAATAATTATCCCTGTCTGCTAGGCAACCACGAGCAGATGTTATTGAATATTCTCACCCAAAAAAATGTTCCCCCACCAGCCATGCAAGCCTGGCTATACAGCGGCGGACAAGCCACCCTCAGCAGTTACCAAACATCTACTGTTCCCCAAGACCATTTAGATTGGTTTCAAGCGTTGCCCACTTATCTAGATTTGGGTGACATTTGGTTAACTCACGCCGGATTAAACCCTAATATGCCTCTAGCCGAACAAACGGCCGATCAGTTTTGCTGGATTAGAGACGAATTTCACGGGATAGAAAAGCCGTATTTTCCTGATAAGCTCATTATTGTTGGGCATACTATCACTTTTACTTTACCAAACGTTACTCCCGGTAAACTAGCCGAAGGTAGAGGCTGGCTAGATATAGATACGGGAGCCTATCATCCCCGCAGTGGTTGGTTAACTGGATTAGATATTACCAATCAGCTAATTTATCAAGTGAATGTTTTTCAAGATAGTGTGCGTACCTTAGCTTTAGAAGATGGGGTAGTTACGGTTGAGCCTTCCCAAATCAAAGCTCGCCGCCATCCGCAGCGAGCATAG
- a CDS encoding LuxR family two component transcriptional regulator: MSKIRIVLIEDHDLTRVGIRTALQQKDEIEVLGEAGNAAEGLKLLKILQPDIAIVDIGLPDKDGIALTREIKAIATGEDATKVLILTLRDNKEAVLAAFAAGADSYCMKDIKFDNLLEAVRVTYNGNAWIDPAIARIVLQQAQQNSPKQETVPTDNKNIPQNQGLGESEEIIDPYTLTERELEVLQLIVEGCSNAVIAERLYITVGTVKTHVRNILNKLCADDRTQAAVRALRSGLVG; the protein is encoded by the coding sequence ATGAGTAAAATTCGGATTGTTTTGATCGAAGATCATGACCTCACCCGTGTTGGTATTCGCACAGCACTACAGCAAAAAGACGAGATTGAAGTGCTTGGCGAAGCTGGCAATGCTGCGGAAGGCTTAAAATTGTTAAAAATCTTACAACCAGATATTGCGATCGTTGATATTGGTTTACCCGATAAAGATGGTATCGCCCTTACCAGAGAAATTAAAGCTATTGCCACAGGAGAAGATGCCACAAAGGTGTTAATTTTAACACTTCGAGATAACAAAGAAGCCGTACTTGCAGCTTTTGCAGCTGGAGCAGACTCTTATTGTATGAAAGATATTAAATTTGATAATTTGCTAGAAGCAGTACGAGTTACGTACAATGGCAACGCTTGGATTGATCCAGCGATCGCCAGAATTGTGTTACAACAGGCACAACAAAATTCTCCTAAACAGGAAACAGTTCCAACAGACAACAAAAATATCCCCCAAAATCAAGGTCTTGGGGAAAGTGAGGAAATAATTGACCCTTATACCCTGACAGAACGCGAGTTAGAAGTGTTACAGTTAATTGTCGAAGGTTGTAGCAATGCAGTTATAGCTGAACGACTTTATATTACAGTTGGGACTGTAAAAACACATGTCCGTAATATTTTAAATAAGCTATGCGCTGATGACCGTACTCAAGCAGCAGTCAGAGCTTTGCGTTCTGGGTTGGTTGGATAA
- the rffM gene encoding UDP-N-acetyl-D-mannosaminuronic acid transferase, protein MSKPPKVFSVLGIPVHVMSNYPGWLLECLQHSRGTHVVTLNAEMTMQAERNSALAQVIHDAELVIPDGAGVVLYLQWLFWQKVQRCPGIELAETLLREIGQKQKGAKVFFYGGAPGVAAKAADFWQQQAPDLNIVGTHSGYHSPDEEAQLHQTLTQLQPQVILVGLGVPRQELWIAKNRHLCSQAIWIGVGGSLDIWSGSKTRAPAWLGNNNLEWLYRLYQEPWRWRRMLALPEFALKAFVYRLTAKSAV, encoded by the coding sequence ATGTCTAAACCGCCTAAAGTTTTTTCGGTATTAGGAATACCAGTTCATGTCATGAGTAACTATCCAGGCTGGTTGCTAGAATGCCTGCAACACAGCAGAGGTACTCATGTAGTGACGCTGAATGCAGAAATGACGATGCAAGCAGAACGAAACAGCGCACTAGCCCAGGTAATTCACGATGCTGAGTTAGTGATTCCCGATGGTGCTGGTGTTGTTTTGTATTTGCAGTGGCTTTTCTGGCAAAAAGTTCAGCGTTGTCCAGGAATTGAACTAGCAGAGACATTACTGCGAGAAATTGGACAAAAGCAAAAAGGTGCAAAAGTATTTTTTTACGGCGGCGCACCAGGAGTCGCAGCCAAAGCCGCAGATTTTTGGCAGCAACAAGCCCCAGATTTAAATATAGTTGGTACTCATTCTGGATATCATTCTCCAGACGAAGAAGCTCAACTACACCAAACTCTCACCCAACTACAGCCTCAAGTAATTTTGGTTGGTTTGGGAGTACCACGTCAAGAATTATGGATTGCCAAAAATCGCCATTTATGCTCCCAAGCAATTTGGATTGGTGTTGGTGGTAGCTTGGATATTTGGTCAGGAAGCAAAACCCGCGCTCCCGCTTGGTTGGGTAATAATAATCTGGAATGGCTGTATCGGTTATATCAAGAACCTTGGCGTTGGCGACGGATGTTAGCTTTGCCAGAGTTTGCACTCAAAGCGTTTGTTTACCGCTTGACCGCCAAAAGTGCAGTCTAG
- a CDS encoding two-component response regulator, protein MTETEVEKLKLMIVDDELDNLDLLYRTFRRDFQVFKANHALSALDILEKEGEMAVIISDQRMPEMNGTEFLSRTVERFPDTIRILLTGFTDVEDLVDAINSGQVFKYITKPWNPERLKLLVEQATETYRLVKQRTQELRRSLRRESLFNEVTTAIRESLDYGNMLQKIVATIGQTFDATCCLLIPVEGDRLTGDKFSYQDANSSILNFAFDHSLFEKVVETRHYQLNQETFDGHPCNYLVVPLTYQQQLLAVLALYQVGRDELWPDEDIKLITGVADQAALALFQAKLYQRLQEKQEQIRAELEVARQIQNNLLRQSLPDIKEAKLQACCYPAREVGGDFFEVFVHPKGDLWLAVGDVSGKGVPAALFMASAISVLRRELSQETPAEPHVIVQNLNHALCNDLISNNCFITLVLACYTPTTGELVYANAGHIYPLLWSHQATSTQEPNYLKVRGIPLGILPIWQAQSGRLHLSSGDTLLLASDGITEATVSNELLKCEKIDGNFSAGTHSMLNQEGLWQLLQTEPQPLSLNHLLARIQANNQVQEDDQTILSLEVL, encoded by the coding sequence ATGACTGAGACAGAGGTAGAAAAACTCAAGCTCATGATTGTTGATGATGAGCTAGATAATTTGGATTTACTCTACCGCACTTTTAGGCGAGATTTTCAAGTATTTAAAGCCAATCATGCCCTAAGTGCGCTGGACATATTGGAGAAAGAAGGTGAGATGGCCGTGATCATCTCAGATCAAAGAATGCCAGAAATGAATGGCACCGAATTTCTCAGTCGCACGGTAGAACGGTTTCCCGATACGATTAGGATTCTTCTGACTGGTTTTACTGATGTTGAAGATTTGGTGGATGCAATTAACTCCGGTCAAGTTTTCAAATACATCACAAAACCTTGGAATCCTGAACGGCTAAAGTTACTAGTTGAACAAGCTACTGAGACATATCGCTTAGTCAAGCAACGTACCCAAGAGTTGCGTCGTTCTCTGCGACGAGAATCTTTATTTAATGAGGTGACGACAGCAATTCGAGAATCTCTCGACTATGGCAATATGTTGCAAAAAATTGTCGCCACTATTGGACAAACATTTGATGCTACTTGTTGCTTGCTGATACCTGTAGAAGGCGATCGCTTGACTGGGGATAAATTCTCTTATCAAGATGCCAACTCTTCTATATTAAATTTTGCTTTTGACCACAGTCTATTTGAAAAAGTTGTCGAAACTCGTCACTATCAACTGAATCAAGAAACCTTTGACGGCCACCCTTGTAACTATCTGGTAGTACCTCTTACCTATCAGCAGCAATTATTAGCGGTACTGGCTCTTTATCAGGTGGGACGAGATGAACTTTGGCCAGATGAAGACATTAAATTAATTACAGGTGTAGCTGACCAAGCAGCATTAGCCCTTTTCCAAGCAAAACTCTACCAACGCCTGCAAGAAAAACAAGAGCAAATTAGAGCCGAGTTGGAAGTAGCACGCCAAATTCAAAATAATCTGCTGCGGCAAAGTTTACCTGATATTAAAGAGGCGAAGCTACAAGCCTGCTGCTATCCGGCGCGAGAAGTGGGAGGCGATTTTTTTGAAGTATTTGTCCACCCCAAAGGAGATTTATGGTTGGCTGTGGGCGATGTTTCTGGAAAAGGTGTACCTGCGGCTTTATTCATGGCTAGTGCCATTTCTGTATTGCGCCGCGAATTATCTCAAGAAACACCAGCCGAACCCCATGTGATTGTCCAGAATCTTAATCATGCCCTGTGTAATGACTTAATTAGCAATAATTGCTTTATTACTCTTGTGTTAGCTTGTTATACCCCTACTACAGGAGAACTAGTCTACGCCAATGCCGGGCATATTTATCCTCTGCTATGGTCACACCAAGCTACCTCAACACAAGAACCCAACTATCTGAAAGTCCGTGGCATTCCTCTAGGTATTTTACCTATCTGGCAGGCACAGTCAGGACGATTACATCTCTCTTCTGGAGATACTTTATTGTTAGCTAGTGATGGGATTACTGAAGCAACAGTATCAAATGAGTTACTAAAATGCGAAAAAATAGATGGTAATTTTTCGGCAGGTACTCACTCTATGCTGAATCAAGAAGGCCTGTGGCAACTTCTCCAAACAGAGCCACAACCACTTTCTCTCAACCATTTACTAGCTCGCATCCAAGCAAATAATCAAGTTCAAGAAGACGATCAAACTATACTTTCACTAGAGGTTTTATAA
- a CDS encoding ABC transporter, membrane fusion protein, devB homolog, producing the protein MQNSKLGRPISRQSIFRPPFFIATIVSLTVIGSSIFTVLKFRETANQRAQIPVVLLPEIKTVTALGRIEPKGKLIKLSAATSTEVSRVEQLLINEGDKVKAGQVIAILDNRDRLEAAFKEAQEQVKVAQANLNRIQAGAKRGEVAAQTAKIASLEAERQGNIASQTLTVARLQAEVANAVIENNRYQTLFKEGAISVSQRDSKRLNLETAQKTLQEAQTQLKRIQASSQQQLKEATATLDQITDVPKVDVEAAQAEVNRAIATMNRAKVNLQQAYVRSRQDGQVIEIHAQPGELIGNDGIADIGQTSQMYVVAEVYESDIGKVSPGQKVQIVGDFLPIELQGTVERKGLQVRRQNLVNTDPLSNIDNRVVEVHIRLDQASCQKAATLSNLQVKVVIQL; encoded by the coding sequence GTGCAGAACTCAAAGCTAGGCAGGCCGATATCTCGTCAGTCAATTTTCCGTCCCCCCTTTTTTATAGCCACTATTGTATCTTTAACCGTAATTGGTAGCAGTATTTTTACTGTATTAAAATTTCGGGAAACGGCTAATCAAAGGGCGCAAATTCCAGTTGTATTATTACCTGAAATCAAAACAGTCACAGCTTTGGGGCGCATCGAACCGAAGGGAAAACTGATAAAACTTTCCGCTGCGACATCAACTGAAGTTAGTCGAGTCGAACAATTGTTAATTAATGAAGGGGATAAGGTAAAAGCAGGACAAGTAATTGCCATTTTAGATAATCGCGATCGCTTAGAGGCAGCATTTAAAGAAGCACAAGAACAAGTAAAAGTTGCCCAAGCGAATCTAAATCGTATCCAAGCAGGGGCAAAACGTGGCGAAGTTGCTGCCCAAACAGCAAAAATTGCCAGTCTAGAAGCAGAACGCCAAGGCAATATTGCTTCTCAAACACTCACTGTTGCCCGTTTACAAGCTGAAGTCGCAAATGCTGTAATTGAAAACAATCGTTATCAAACTCTGTTTAAAGAAGGTGCAATTTCGGTTTCCCAACGAGATAGCAAACGCTTAAATTTAGAAACTGCCCAAAAAACTCTCCAAGAAGCCCAAACCCAGTTAAAACGCATTCAAGCATCTAGTCAGCAACAACTTAAAGAAGCCACAGCCACACTAGACCAAATTACCGATGTACCGAAAGTTGATGTTGAAGCAGCCCAAGCCGAAGTTAATCGTGCGATCGCAACAATGAATCGGGCTAAGGTAAATTTACAACAAGCTTACGTGCGATCGCGCCAAGATGGTCAAGTCATTGAAATTCACGCCCAGCCAGGGGAATTAATTGGCAATGATGGCATTGCGGACATTGGACAAACCAGCCAGATGTATGTTGTCGCGGAAGTTTACGAAAGCGATATTGGCAAAGTCAGTCCAGGGCAAAAAGTGCAAATAGTCGGTGATTTTTTGCCAATTGAATTGCAAGGGACAGTAGAACGTAAAGGCTTGCAAGTGCGGCGACAAAATTTAGTTAATACTGACCCTCTGAGTAATATTGATAACCGAGTCGTAGAAGTCCATATCCGACTAGATCAAGCATCCTGCCAAAAAGCAGCCACTCTCAGCAATTTGCAAGTCAAAGTAGTGATTCAACTTTGA
- a CDS encoding cell division ATP-binding protein FtsE → MRTVVKTPVKTDQNIPAKDNKLPQESGSNTPIVQLRSVTKTYNNGCHGLLDVSLEVKPKEFLFITGPSGSGKSTLLKLLYGEELPTQGEVIVNECNVTDLRGDRLSLLRRRIGIVFQDYKLIPQRTVAENVTFVLQAQGYTRKEIQRRLEPTLKLVGLLSKADCFPDQLSGGEQQRVSVARAIVGTPPLLLADEPTGNLDPDNSWQVIQILQKLNSFGATVIVTTHDEQLVRRCNHPVVQVRNGRLYRK, encoded by the coding sequence ATGAGAACAGTTGTAAAAACTCCAGTTAAAACTGATCAAAATATTCCTGCAAAGGATAATAAGCTTCCACAGGAAAGCGGTAGTAATACTCCCATTGTGCAGTTACGCTCTGTGACAAAAACATATAACAATGGCTGTCATGGATTGTTAGATGTGAGTTTAGAGGTTAAGCCGAAAGAATTCTTGTTTATTACAGGGCCAAGCGGTTCTGGTAAATCAACACTTTTGAAACTCTTATATGGTGAAGAGTTACCGACTCAAGGAGAAGTGATTGTTAATGAATGCAATGTAACAGATTTGCGGGGCGATCGCTTATCACTGTTACGGCGACGGATTGGCATTGTCTTTCAAGATTACAAACTCATTCCCCAAAGAACTGTAGCAGAAAATGTGACATTTGTACTGCAAGCACAAGGTTACACTCGCAAAGAAATTCAGCGACGTTTAGAACCGACTTTAAAGCTGGTGGGTTTACTGTCTAAAGCTGACTGTTTTCCCGATCAGCTTTCGGGGGGAGAACAACAACGGGTGAGTGTTGCAAGGGCGATAGTAGGGACACCACCATTACTTTTAGCTGATGAACCCACAGGAAACCTCGACCCAGACAATTCTTGGCAAGTGATCCAAATTCTGCAAAAGTTAAATTCTTTTGGGGCTACAGTTATTGTGACCACCCACGATGAACAACTGGTGCGTCGGTGCAATCATCCTGTGGTGCAAGTTCGTAATGGCAGACTGTATCGGAAATAG